Proteins from a single region of Oncorhynchus tshawytscha isolate Ot180627B linkage group LG03, Otsh_v2.0, whole genome shotgun sequence:
- the LOC121844700 gene encoding collagen alpha-3(VI) chain-like: protein MRDFVQRVVGKLNVGGDKDRVSVVQYGRDQEVNFYLNTYTTKEDILNTVRSLRHRGGRPLNTGAALQYVRDNVLTASSGSRSQEGVPQMLILLSGGRSSDNVDIPASALKDSGVLIFGIGTRNSSREVQGIATDPSFSQSVSEFTDLPSVQEQFFSTLITVQVEATPKTPTVIVDQSIARKDVVFLLDGSDGTRNGFPAMRDFVQRVVEKLTVEENRDRVSVVQYSRESEAHFYLNTYTTKEDVVDTVRGLRHKGGRPLNTGAALQYVRDNVLTASSGSRSQEGVPQMLILLSGGRSSDNVDIPASALKDSGVLIFGIGTRNSSREVQGIATDPSFSQSVSEFTDLPSVQEQFFSTLITVQVEATPKTPTVIVDQSIARKDVVFLLDGSDGTRNGFPAMRDFVQRVVEKLTVEENRDRVSVVQYSRESEAHFYLNTYTTKEDVVDTVRGLRHKGGRPLNTGAALQYVRDNVLTASSGSRSQEGVPQMLILLSGGRSSDNVDIPASALKDSGVLIFGIGTRNSSREVQGIATDPSFSQSVSEFTDLPSVQEQFFSTLITVQVEATPKTPTVIVDQSIARKDVVFLLDGSDGTRNGFPAMRDFVQRVVEKLTVEENRDRVSVVQYSRESEAHFYLNTYTTKEDVVDTVRGLRHKGGRPLNTGAALQYVRDNVFTASSGSRRTEGVPQLLILLSGGRSFDNVDTPASALKEFGVLIFGIGTRSSDSRELQKISYDPSYALSVSEFTDLPNVQQQLLSAMSTVIVQVTTMTPTVKPSILGKINMVWISSIFTLTSGFEYLIALTFWVDASRGLSCWIYFVPL from the exons ATGCGTGATTTTGTTCAGCGAGTAGTGGGGAAACTCAATGTGGGAGGAGACAAAGACCGCGTTTCTGTTGTCCAGTACGGTAGAGATCAAGAAGTTAATTTCTATCTGAACACATACACCACAAAGGAGGACATTCTTAACACTGTGAGAAGTCTGAGGCACAGAGGAGGTAGACCCCTTAACACTGGGGCAGCCCTCCAATACGTAAGGGACAACGTCCTTACTGCCTCCTCTGGAAGCAGAAGCCAAGAGGGCGTCCCTCAGATGCTGATACTGCTGAGTGGGGGAAGGTCCAGTGATAATGTTGACATACCAGCTTCTGCCCTGAAAGACAGTGGGGTCTTGATCTTTGGCATTGGAACCAGAAATTCCAGCAGAGAGGTTCAAGGGATTGCCACTGATCCTAGTTTTTCCCAGTCTGTTTCTGAATTCACTGACCTCCCCAGCGTCCAGGAGCAGTTTTTCTCCACACTCATAACTGTACAAGTTGAGGCCACACCCAAAACCCCAACAGTCATAG TGGACCAAAGCATTGCCAGAAAGGATGTAGTATTCCTGCTGGATGGTTCTGATGGCACTAGGAATGGCTTTCCAGCAATGCGTGACTTTGTTCAAAGAGTGGTAGAGAAACTCactgtggaggagaacagagatcgAGTCTCTGTGGTCCAGTATAGCAGAGAATCAGAGGCCCACTTCTATCTGAACACTTACACAACAAAGGAAGACGTTGTGGACACCGTAAGAGGCCTGAGGCACAAAGGAGGGAgacccctcaacactggggcagcTCTCCAATACGTAAGGGACAACGTCCTTACTGCCTCCTCTGGAAGCAGAAGCCAAGAGGGCGTCCCTCAGATGCTGATACTGCTGAGTGGGGGAAGGTCCAGTGATAATGTTGACATACCAGCTTCTGCCCTGAAAGACAGTGGGGTCTTGATCTTTGGCATTGGAACCAGAAATTCCAGCAGAGAGGTTCAAGGGATTGCCACTGATCCTAGTTTTTCCCAGTCTGTTTCTGAATTCACTGACCTCCCCAGCGTCCAGGAGCAGTTTTTCTCCACACTCATAACTGTACAAGTTGAGGCCACACCCAAAACCCCAACAGTCATAG TGGACCAAAGCATTGCCAGAAAGGATGTAGTATTCCTGCTGGATGGTTCTGATGGCACTAGGAATGGCTTTCCAGCAATGCGTGACTTTGTTCAAAGAGTGGTAGAGAAACTCactgtggaggagaacagagatcgAGTCTCTGTGGTCCAGTATAGCAGAGAATCAGAGGCCCACTTCTATCTGAACACTTACACAACAAAGGAAGACGTTGTGGACACCGTAAGAGGCCTGAGGCACAAAGGAGGGAgacccctcaacactggggcagcTCTCCAATACGTAAGGGACAACGTCCTTACTGCCTCCTCTGGAAGCAGAAGCCAAGAGGGCGTCCCTCAGATGCTGATACTGCTGAGTGGGGGAAGGTCCAGTGATAATGTTGACATACCAGCTTCTGCCCTGAAAGACAGTGGGGTCTTGATCTTTGGCATTGGAACCAGAAATTCCAGCAGAGAGGTTCAAGGGATTGCCACTGATCCTAGTTTTTCCCAGTCTGTTTCTGAATTCACTGACCTCCCCAGCGTCCAGGAGCAGTTTTTCTCCACACTCATAACTGTACAAGTCGAGGCCACACCCAAAACCCCAACAGTCATAG TGGACCAAAGCATTGCCAGAAAGGATGTAGTATTCCTGCTGGATGGTTCTGATGGCACTAGGAATGGCTTTCCAGCAATGCGTGACTTTGTTCAAAGAGTGGTAGAGAAACTCactgtggaggagaacagagatcgAGTCTCTGTGGTCCAGTATAGCAGAGAATCAGAGGCCCACTTCTATCTGAACACTTACACAACAAAGGAAGACGTTGTGGACACCGTAAGAGGTCTGAGACACAAAGGTGGGAGACCTCTCAACACTGGAGCAGCTCTCCAGTACGTCAGGGACAATGTCTTTACTGCCTCCTCCGGAAGTCGACGCACTGAAGGTGTTCCACAGTTACTGATTCTGCTGAGTGGTGGAAGGTCCTTTGACAATGTTGACACTCCAGCTTCTGCTCTGAAGGAGTTTGGGGTATTGATCTTTGGAATTGGAACAAGGAGCTCTGATAGCAGAGAATTACAAAAAATATCCTATGACCCCAGTTATGCTCTTTCCGTGTCTGAATTTACTGACCTCCCCAACGTCCAACAGCAGCTTCTTTCTGCTATGAGCACTGTCATTGTACAGGTCACAACCATGACACCAACAGTAAAACCATCAATTCTAGGTAAGATAAATATGGTTTGGATCAGTTCCATTTTCACTCTTACATCAGGATTTGAGTATTTGATAGCTTTGACATTTTGGGTAGATGCCTCCCGAGGCCTTTCATGTTGGATTTATTTCGTACCTCTGTAG